A window of Pseudobacteroides sp. genomic DNA:
CTCGGTGTTAAAGAGAACATATTGATTGAAACTGAATTAATTGAACATAATATTTCTTCAGTTACACTTCAGATGATCGACAAGTTTAATAAGTTTCTGGAGTCCAATCCGGAAATTAAACGGCAATATGAGAAATTTTCTTTGAGTTAACAGACAAATAGATGGATACATGAGGCATAAAAAGGAAACTTTAACAAGTTTCTTTTTTATTATGCCTGTAAATATTGATACTTTGCATAAAGTAACACATTTCACCTCTTGCACATATTGTAGATTAAGTAAACAATATTAGTCTTGGCTACAAAGAGGTGTTAATAATGTATGAGGAAAGCTGTGCTAATACGGCTGATGTTAGTGCTGAGCATATTGTAAGACAAAGAACTCAGATAACAGACTATAATAGTAAGTTATATAAATCCAAGTCAATCCTGAAGTTTCTCGGACCTGCCTTCGTTATAAGTGTTGCTTACATAGATCCGGGCAATTTCGCAACAAATATAAGCGGAGGATCGAAATTTAATTATAATCTTTTATGGGTTATATTATGGAGCAATCTTATGGCAATATTTTTACAATCCCTGTCTGCAAAGCTTGGTATTGCTACAGGATATAACCTGCCGCAAATGTGCGGAAAGGTGTTTTCCAAAAAAACAAACTGGTGCTTTTGGATTATGGCAGAGCTGGCTGCAATGGCTACCAATCTTGCAGAATTTCTTGGCAGTACCCTTGGTTTTTACCTGTTGTTTAATATACCTATGGTGTATGCGGGAATAATTACGGCTGTTTTGAGCTTTTTTATTGTGTATATAGGAAAGTATGGACAAAGAGCTGTTGAGTTTATTATTTCTATATTGGTGGCAGTTATTTGTGCAGCGTATACAGTAGAAATATTTTTGGCAAAACCTCAATGGGATCTGGCAGGGGTTCACCTTTTGATACCTTCACTGCCTAATAGTGAGGCAGTGCTTATAGCAGTTGGCATGCTTGGTGCAACTGTAATGCCCCATGTAATATACCTTCACTCCCAGCTTGTACAACATAGAAATAAGGACTTGACAGCTGCCGACAGAAGAAGGCACTTCAGGTTGGAAAGGTTGGATATCGTAATTGCCATGAATATTGCATTTATTGTAAATGCTTCAATGGTATTGGTATCTGCCGCTGTTTTCTTTAAGAACGGAGTGGCTATAAATTCAATTGAGGAGGCTCATAAATCCCTGTACCCTCTCTTAGGTGTTGCATCAAGCGGTGCTTTTGGCCTGGCTCTCATAGCATCGGGGCTTTCATCTTCAGCTGTAGGCACTATGGCAGGCCAGACAATAATGCAGGGATTTGTAGGAATAAAAATAAATGATAATTTAGCCAGGTTTGTTACTATGCTTCCCGCTATGCTAATTATTTTGTCAGGCTTTAACCCTATGAAAGCACTTGTCCTAAGTCAGGTCATATTGAGCTTTATACTTCCTTTTGCAATAATTCCAATGCTACTTATTACAAAGCGTAAGGACCTTATGGGAGAGCTTGTAAATAAGCCCATAACCAACATAATGGGGTGGATAATAACCAGTGTGATTGTTGTTGCAAATAGTCTTCTGCTGTTTTTTACCTTTACTGGTTAGGCATATAGAACCAGAAAAAAGATAGGGCCTTTTGTAGTTCCAAAGGACCATATTGATACCCCTATTATAATATTCGTTTACTCGAATTTATATAATAAGTAACCGAAACTGGAGGGTTCATTATGGGAATTTTTAAAAGCAAAAAAGGATCATCTCTTATTATACTGACTCTCACTATTACAATTATATTGGGATTTACTGCTCTAACCCTTGATATCGGTGTTGTGGCATTGGAAAAGGCAAAACTGTCAAAGGCGGTTGATGCAGCGGCATTGGCGTCTGCACAGGAATTGGTTACAGAAAAGACCAATGCCAAAAACGCTGCTTTTGAATATCTTTACAGAAATAACCGCAATTATTTGACAGCTTCATGCAATATAGACTATGATTTCAGAGCGGTTGAGGTCACAGCCTCAAAGGATGTCAGATTTTATTTTGCAAATATAATGGGGATAAGAAACAAAAATATCAAGGCTGCTGCTAAGGCAAGGGTTGAAAACATATTTTCAGTAACGGGTATAAGGCCTATAGCTGTGGTCCAGCAAACGTTTATTTATGGCAAGCTGTACAGCCTTAAACAGGGAGGCGGCGGAGGTACAACCGGGAATTATGCACCGATTGAGTTAGGTGGTACAGGTGCCAATAGATACAGGGACAATTTATTAAACGGGTATGGCGGAACCGTTAGTGTTGGTGACATAATAATGACTGAGACAGGTAATATTGCCGGTGCTACTCAGACAGGTATAAACAGCATGGTAAGCCAATGCAGCGACTCTTACTACAATTATAGCCTTAACTGTCCAAGGGTAATTTTTCTTCCGGTTGTAAATACTCTTACTGTAAATGGTAAGAAAGCCATAAAAGTTTTGGGGTTTGCTACGTTTTTCCTTGAAGGAGTGTCAATGGATTCGAATACGGGACAAGCCGATGTAATTGGCAGATTTATTACATATTGTATGGATGGAGAAACGTCAAGCACGATTTCCGACTTTGGCACATACGGAATTAAATTGGTAAAATAGCCTATAAATATTTGTATTGACACTCAAATGCCCCTGATATATTATATAAAACAAATAGGATTAGTACTGATAAGCGATTGTTTGTCGTGTAAAATCAATAATTAAACGGAGACCAACCTATGAATATTTATGGTAAATTGGATTTATTGAAGAATAAACTTAAGAATATGGAGAGTATCATTATAGCATTTTCAGGAGGCGTTGATTCAACCTTTTTGCTGAAGGTAGCATTTGAGGTGCTGGGAAATAATGTTCTTGCAGTAACGGCCCGTTCCAGTACATATCCTGAAAGAGAGTTTAATGAGGCTATGGAATTTGTTAATTCCTCTGGAATAAGGCATAAGGTCATAGTTTCGGAAGAGCTTGATGTGGAAGGGTTTTCCGATAATCCTACAAACAGATGTTATCTTTGCAAATATGAACTCATGTCAAAAATTAAGGTTATTGCAGGTGAGAATAATATAAAGTATGTTGCTGAAGGATCAAACTATGATGATCTTAGCGATTACAGACCTGGATCAATTGCTGTCTCGGAGCATGGCGTTGTGAGCCCTCTTAGAGAAGCCATGCTGACAAAGGAAGAAATAAGGGTATTATCAAAGGAAATGGGGCTAAAAACATGGAATAAGCCGTCTTTTGCATGTCTATCCTCAAGATTCCCGTATGGTGAGAAGATAACGGAAGAAGGGCTTAAAAAAGTGGATTTGGCAGAGCAGTTCTTGATAGATTTGGGTTTTTGGCAGGTCAGAGTGAGATACCACGGTGATATAGCAAGGATAGAGGTTTATGAAGAAGAAATTGAAAAAATAATAAAGAAGGAAGTTAGAGATAAAATATATAACAGGTTTAAGGAAATAGGATTTAAGTATACTGCACTGGATTTAAAGGGATACCGTACAGGCAGCATGAATGAAGGATTGAATCTGACATAAAAATGGAAAGGCCTCATATGGCCTTTTTTTATTTAGCATAATAGTTATTAAAATATATAATTAATAATAAAATATATAAAATGTTAAAATATATTAAAAGTGAAAAATGAAATATGATTAACACATTTGATTTGGATTTAAACGGAAGGAGTTCTGATTTTAGAAGTTTTTTATGTATTCCGATGAAAGCCAAGAGTAGGTCATGATAGTACAAGTTATTAAGGGAAATTTCATATTTAATCCATTATTTTTCTTGAATTTGTATATTGCTTCTGCTATAATCGTAATATATTGATTACAGAAGCAGTATTCAGAAAAAAGTAAAATTTAACAAACTTGGCAGTATGTCTTAAGTTCCGCAGATTTTTTTTAGAATTGAATAAGTTTAGTCCTTTGTTTGTTAGCTAATACTTAAGAGTTTACAAGGGGGAGTATTTAATGTTCAAAATTATTACTAAAAGGGTCTTGTCTTGCGTTGTTATTCTTTGTTTGTCACTTAGTTCACTTGGCATCACAGCTTACTCAAATTCGGAACAATCAGCAACAGAACCTGAATTATCAGCTAAAGTATCAGGGGTTCAGAAATTTATCATTGCAGCATTAGCGGTTACAGAAGATAAAAGGCTTCAAGCAGCAGATTGTATAACAAAAATAGACGAGTTCACTTCATCACAAGCAAAAGATAAAATTTATGAATTGTTAAACATAAATTTAAATCAAGATGATTTGACAATGTTGATGACTACTTTTAAAGGTATGTCTCCACTAAAAAGAGAATTTATTGCAGATATGGTAATACACGGATATTCAGTAAGCAGCAATGATTTTTCTAAGTTCAGAAATGTAGCAAATAAAATAAATTATATTGTAACTGGAGATATAAATAATGATAATGGTACCAAATTTATAGTTACTGTACTGGAAACATTAGCAGTACATTCTAATTTTGGTGTGCCAACAGTTTTTGATTTAGATGGAGATACTAAAAAAATAAAATTTGAATTAAATACAACTGAAGTTAAAAAAACATTTATAAATAACTTGTTAAAAGACCTTTTGGTTTATGTGGAAGATCTTCCAACAGGTGTTAATAATAATAGTTCAATAGATGTTTTTCTTTTAAGGGCTCAAAATTCCTTAAATAGGTTAGAGGTTGGTAGTGAAATAGAAGAATTTAAGAAACATTTGGAGAATAAAGAAAACAAAAATATATACGATGGTAAATTGAATTTTGTACCAATTCCTACTTCAGTACCATCTAATCCACCACCATCGCCATCATACACAACACAACCAACTGCTACTATTCCAGGTGGTTTGGAAACACCAACACCGACACCAACATCAACACCAACTGTTACTCCTACAAGTGTGCCGACTGCTGCACCTACATTGGCACCAAGTGAAAAAAAGATTACAGCTTTCAGCTTTAAAGGAATTGCTAATTCAAAGGGAGTAATATTTGAAAAGATTCATACAATATACGTTAAAGTTCCTACAGGTACGGATCTGAAGAAGGTTGAACCTGAAATCCAGTTTAGAGGAGCATCTATCAAACCTGAGGCTGGAGTTAAGAAAAACTTTAACAACCCTGTATTCTATACAGTAACTGCATTGGATAAATCAAAAGTAAAATATGTTGTTATTGTTGGAACAGAAAATGTTGTTGTAGAGCCACCTGAAGTTAAGCCGGGCTATGGACCTTTCGGGGATATTTTCAATCACTGGGCTGAGGAAAGAATGATAAGCATGATTGAAAATGGTGCTATAGCAGGTTACCCTGATGGAACAGTGAAACCTGATTTAGATATGACCAGAGCAGAAGTTATTACAACATTGGTAAAAGCTATAGGTTTGGAACCTGCTAAAGATCCAAAGCTTAAATTTGCAGATATAAAATCCATTCCTACATGGGCTCAAGGATACATTCAGGTTGCATTGGAAAAAGGTATTGTGGCAGGCTATCCGGACAATACTTACAAAGCAAACAATAAAGTTACACGTGAAGAATTCCTTGTTATGGCAATGAAAGCATTTAATTATGAGGCTTCAAAGAACACTGCACTTAAATTCAAAGATGCAAAGGCAGTCTCAGGTTGGGCACTTGGATATGTTGCTAAGGCTATCGAATTAACTATAATAGAAGGTTATAAGGAAGACAACACTATTAAGCCAAATAAGAAAATAACAAGAGCAGAAGTTATGACTATAATTGACAAATGTATCACACTCAGTGCAAAAAAATAAACTTTGCATAATAATTTAAAATAACAGTAAGGGACATTTCTTAGCATCGGAGTATTTGGCCAGGCGGGACTGTCCCTTATATGGTTATTACAAAAGAAATAAAGGTGATTAGATGATTGACATTCATTGCCATGTGTTGTGGGGTATAGATGATGGTCCAAAGACACTGGATGAGTCCATACAAGTGTGCAAAATGCTAAAGAATAAAGGGGTCAAGAGTATTGTTGCAACACCTCATTACATAGTAGGAAGTACGTATCAAACCAATGCAGCTGCTGTCACAAGTATGACTGGCCAGCTTAATAAGGTCTTAATGCAAAAGGTTCCACAGATTGAGATTAAACCAGGCATGGAAGTGTTCATCACTCCGGATATTATCGATTTAATTAAGTCAAATGAGATTCTTACTTTGAATGGCTCGAAGTATATACTTATTGAGACATCCCTTAACAGTATACCTATTTATTTGGAGGATGCTTTTTATAAACTTCGGATAGAAGGGTATATTCCAATCTTAGCCCATCCTGAGAGAAATAGAACGATTAATACAAATTTTAAGCTGATAGAAAAGCTGATATCAAATGGGGTTTTAATTCAAGTAAATCATGATAGTTTAGCAGGCAGATATGGCAAAACTATAAAAAATTTTGCTGAAACTCTTCTAAAAAAGGGATTGGTCCATTTTATAGCTACTGATACGCATTGTGTTAATGATAGATTTAAGGGAACAGAATACCTGACAAAAACTTTAGATGAGTTGATAGGTAAGGAAAATGCTGAAAAATTGATCAGCATTAATCCCTCCAGGGTTATAAGCAATCTTTCTGTAGAAAGTATATCTCCTGTTGTCGAGAAGGTATTTTTCCTAAAAAGACTATTCAATTTTTAGATTTAATAAGTTTTTTACTTATTAAGTATAATAGTTTGACAAAATCAGAATTTTATTCGATAATTATAGAGTAATAATTGATATTTTTTACTTATTTTTGATATTTTATGTTGATCATTTCTGTTAAAACATATATTTGAAGTTATTTTTTCACATAAGGATATAGGGGATTATTAGGAGATTTATTATGAAAAAAATTATTATAATTTTACTTGCTGTTTTATTGACGGTATCTGTAGGCTTCATTATACCAGTTATTATAAATAGGGATGCAGGTAATGTTGAATATATTGCAGATAATGATGTGCCAAATGTAAATAATGAATCCAATAACAGCAGACAAACTAATTCACCTAAGGAAGATTTAAATGGAAATTTAAATACTCCTGAAAGTATAAGTTCGAATAGAATCAATAGTAAGGCAAGTGGCGAAGACACTACTGGTAAAGATAACAAACCTAGAAATACAAAAAGCACTGGAATTAATGGTAATCAGGAAGGTAAATTGCCTCAGGGGACACCGATTGTAACACCTATAAATACCCCTAAAGTGACAGCCAGCCCTTCCGATAATATTAAAAACAACTCACAGTATGTTTCGATTAAACCGGCAGTTAGTGCAACACCAAAGAATGATACACCTAAAAGTTGGATTGATGCAAAATTGGATGAATATAAAAATGACATTGATCCTTCCGACATACCTGACATAAAGCGTATTTATTCAAGGATTGACATTGGTTATGTTCAGGGAATCAGTCAGAGTGGAATGACCGATGAGGCAACACAGCAGATTAAAGACTATTTGAGAAAAACATTGGGTTCCGATTATGAGAGGGCAAAAGAGCTGTTTTATACTTATAGTTATTTACTATAGTTATTTATTATAGTTACTTATTATAGTTTTTTATTATATAGACTAATTTTATATATAACTGGGAGGTTGTTATTATGCTATATACCTAAAGCAGCACAAATTTTTAATATAACTAAAGTTTAGCAGGTATTAATTTTATCAGGTTTATTGCAGCAACAATCCTAATATTGATTGAATTTAATTATTAGATATGGAAGAAGGAGAACTGTAATGGAAAACAAAGACTTTATTGAGGTAGACATTAGGGAACTGATACTTATACTTTTAAGGAAATGGTACATATTACTAATATGTCTTGTTATAGCGACAGGAGTATCCTACGCAGTTACAGCATTTTATCTTAAGCCTGTTTACAGAGCAGAGACCACTTTGTTTCTTGGTAAAGAAAAGGATAAGATCGGGGCTTTAAGTCTGTTGGACTTACAGGTAAACAGTCAGCTTGTTATAGATTACAGGGAAATATTAAAGTCAAGACTGGTTGCTGAAAATATCAACTCCAAGTTAGGTGTAGACATAAAGACTTTTCAAAATAATGTAGATGTTACGACTGTAAAGGATTCGAGAATATTTAAAATAAGTTATGATGATTATGATCCCAAGCTTGCTGCAAGGGTTGTTAATGAACTTGGGACTATTATAATGCAGCTTGCTTCAGATATCATAGAGGTAAAAAACGTAAAGGTCATAGACACTGCCAAAGAGCCTAAAGACCCCATTAAACCCAATAAAAAAATGAATGTGGGTTTAGCAGGATTTCTAGGTCTCCTGTTAGGTGTGTCTCTTATATATCTTCTTGAATTTATTGATCATACATTTAAAAAGCCTGAGGATGTTGAGCGTCATTTGGGATTGAATGTTATCGGTACTGTTCCGGCTTTTGAAGGTGGTAAAAGAGGAAATAAAAAGGCCAAGGATGAAAAGCAGCTTGAGGAGGAATACCTTAAAAACCTCATTACGGCAAACAATCCTAAGGCAGCAGCATCTGAAGCCTTTAGGGAATTGCGCACAAATCTTCAATTCAAAAGCGTGGATAAGGATATGAAGGTTATTTTGCTCACAAGTCCCTCATTAGGTGATGGTAAAACTGTAACAACCGTTAACCTTGCAATAACCCTTGCACAGTCCGGAAAAAAGGTGCTTGTTATAGATGCTGACTTGCGTAAGCCAAAAGTTCACAGCTATTTCGGTATCAAAAACAATGAAGGACTAACCAATATTTTGGCGACAGATAAGGAGTCAAAGAAATCAGTAATTCAGCGAAAGGAAGGTATTGACAACTTGTTTATTATATCCAGTGGTCCGATACCACCAAACCCTTCCGAAATACTGAGTTCTGAGAGGATGAAGCAGTTCATAGAGAGCCTGAAAAGTGAGTATGATATTATTTTTATAGATACTCCTCCGGTAGGACAAGTTACCGATGCGGCTATACTTACAGGCATCGTAGATGGATCAATTGTTGTAGTTGCAAGCGGCCAAACTAGGATTGAAATGTCCAAAAGGGCTATAAAAGCACTGGTTGGTATCAATGCGAAAATAGTTGGAATTGTACTTACCAAAATAGATAGCAGATCCGCATATTACAATTACTATAGGTATGAATAAAACTTATAGATAAAAAAGTAAAGGAAATTATTTTACAAAATTATGTAAATGTGGTAAAATGTATAAAAAGCACAATTTTTATTGGATAAAGAGCATATCGTGCAGCGTATACATTACTATCCGATTTACTTTCCGGGAAAAACAGATACTTATTTAATTCAGCTTGTATCAAAGAATTATCGGGTTGTTTAATCTGGTATTTAGGGGGAAAGTGTAATGCATAGAGCGAATATTTTTTCGGCAAGCCATATTATTCAAGCACTAGTGGATATTTTAGTTATTACCTTAACTTTTATTATTTCATATCTGATAACTAAAAATTACACCACTTTAAGCGGACTTAAGGAATATTTATGGATACTAATAGTATACATACCGATTTGGCTCTTTTTGATGGAGAATTCCAGGATTTATGAAAAAATTGTCTTTTTTAACTTTGACAAGATTATAAGGGTGGTATTGTTTTCAGCTATTATATCAGACCTGTTTTTAGCCGCTATGATGTTTTTTATCAAGGAAACATTGTTTAGCAGAGCTCTATATGCGGTGTTCAGCGTTTGTATAGTCCTGGCCCTGCTTATAGAAAAGTTTCTGTATAAGTATGCCGCTATGGAAAAACATATGAGCCTTCATCGCGTATCCAGAGTTGTTATAGTCGGTACCCCCAGAGTAGCTAAGAAGTTTACGGAATATGTTGACAGGAGCAAAATAAATGTAAACATATTAGGGTATGTTAAAGCCAACAGCAAATCCCTGAAAGGTCATAATGAGCTGGGGAGTATAGAGGACCTGGAAGTTATTATCAAGCAGAATGCAGTTGACGAAGTTATATTCGCTCTTCCAAGGGATTACCTGGGAGAAGTTGAGCGGTACGTGTTGATGTGTGAAGAAATGGGTTTGACTGTAAGAATGATACTGGATTTATATGATTTAAAAATAGCAAAGACATACATAAGCAACGTTGGTACGCTTCCTATGCTTACATTTGACTCAGTTTCACTTAATCAAGCACAACTTTTTTTAAAAAGGCTGATGGATATTATAGGAGCCTCAATAGGCATAGTTCTGACAAGTATAGTTGCACTGTTCACAGTTGTAGCAATAAAGGTCGAATCGCCGGGACCGGCAATTTTTGCACAGAATAGAGTAGGCCTTAACGGTAGGACCTTCAAGCTCTACAAGTTCAGGTCCATGTGTGTGGATGCAGAAAAGAAAAAAGCTGAGCTGCAAAAGTACAATCAGGTTGAAGGCGGGCTCATGTTCAAAGTGAAAAATGACCCAAGAATTACAAAGGTAGGTGGGTTCATTAGAAAAACCAGCATTGATGAGCTTCCCCAGTTTGTAAATGTACTAAAAGGTGAAATGAGCCTTGTGGGTACAAGGCCTCCAACACTTGACGAGGTCAGTAAATATGAGAACTACCAGCGTCGAAGGATCAGCATTAAGCCTGGCATGACAGGTATGTGGCAGGTGTCGGGACGAAGCAGTATAATGGATTTTGACGAAGTGGTCAGGCTTGATACCAAGTACATAGATGAGTGGTCTATATTCCTTGACATAAAGATTATTCTCAAAACTATACTTGTGGTTTTCAAAAAAAGAGGAGCTTATTGATTATTTGAGAATATAAGATTCAAAATATAAAATGAAATATAAAATAAATATAAAAATGACCGGCTATATAAAAATATATTGCCGGTTATTTTATATTTACATATTTATTTTAATTGTTTAGCAAAAAGTGATATAATACTAAAGGCTAACATTGTGTTATAATCTTATGTAATGTTTATGTAATACCAGTTGATGACTATGGGAGGTAGCTTTTGTGCAAAATTTATTTGAACGGATTAGAGACAGAAAAGAAAAGATTTCTGTCATAGGACTGGGTTATGTGGGATTGCCATTAGCGGTTGCTTTGTCCGAGAAGACTGACGTTATTGGGTTTGATATTAGTGAAAAAAAGATTGAATCATATAAACGAGGTATTGATGTTACCAAAGAGATTGGTAGTGAAAAGCTTAAGACATCCAATATTCACTTTACGTGCAACCAGGATGACTTAAAAGGATCAAGATTTCTTATTGTTGCTGTGCCTACACCAATTGCCAAAGATAAGACTCCAGATTTGTTACCTGTTCGAAGTGCAAGTGAAATAGTTGGAAGGAATCTTAAAAAAGGCTCTATTGTGGTTTACGAATCTACGGTTTATCCCGGGGTTACTGAAGATGTTTGCCTACCTATACTTGAGAGGTTCTCCGGCCTTAAGTGCGGAAAAGATTTTAAGGTTGGTTACTCTCCCGAGAGGATAAACCCGGGGGACAAGGTTCATACTGTAGAAAATATTATCAAAATAGTATCAGGTATGGATGATGAATCTCTAGAAGTTATTGCTAAGGTATACGAGCTCATTATAAAAGCAGGCGTTTATAAGGCTGAAAGTATCAAGGTAGCAGAAGCAGCCAAGGTTATAGAAAATACCCAGAGGGACATAAATATAGCATTTATGAACGAACTCTCAATAGTATTTAATAAAATGGGAATCGATACACTGGCGGTTCTGAAAGCAGCTGGGACCAAATGGAATTTTCTTAAGTTTTTTCCCGGACTTGTTGGGGGCCACTGTATCGGTGTAGACCCATACTATCTAACTTATAAGTCTGAGGAATTGGGGTATCATCCCCAGGTTATCCTGGCAGGACGAAGAATAAACGATGGAATGGGCAAGTATATAGCCGAGAATACAGTAAAGCTTTTAATAAGGAATGACATCCAGATTAAGGGCAGTAAGGTTTTGATTATGGGAATAACATTTAAAGAAAACGTTCCTGATGTCAGAAACTCCAAGGTTATTGACATTGTAAACGAACTTAAAGAATATGGAATAGATGTTTGTGTTACCGATTCTAATGCGGATCCTTTCGAAGTAAGGCATGAATATGGTATAGATCTTGTTGATCTAAATGGCAATGATAAATACGATGCTGTTGTGGTGGCGGTAAATCATGATGAGTATAGCTCGTTATCTCTAAATGATCTCAAAGAGCTATACAAAAATGACAGGCGTATCCTAATAGATGTAAAGGGTTTGTATAGCAGAGAAGAGGCATTGGCATCTGAATTTAGTTATTGGAGGTTGTAAGGTAATGGGCTTTGAAAATATTTCTTTCCCAAAAGACAGTCTTTTTCTTGTTACCGGAGGTGCTGGCTTTATAGGTTCAAACATAACGGAAGCACTTCTTGATATGGGTTATAGGGTTCGAGTTTTAGATAATTTTGCAACAGGGAAAAAGGACAATATAGCAAACTTCGTACAAAATAGTAATTTCCAACTGATTGAAGGTGATATCAGAGATAGTGATACATGCAATGAGGCCTGTAAAAACGTTGATTATGTCCTTCATCAAGGGGCGTTAGGCTCTGTTCCG
This region includes:
- a CDS encoding nucleotide sugar dehydrogenase codes for the protein MQNLFERIRDRKEKISVIGLGYVGLPLAVALSEKTDVIGFDISEKKIESYKRGIDVTKEIGSEKLKTSNIHFTCNQDDLKGSRFLIVAVPTPIAKDKTPDLLPVRSASEIVGRNLKKGSIVVYESTVYPGVTEDVCLPILERFSGLKCGKDFKVGYSPERINPGDKVHTVENIIKIVSGMDDESLEVIAKVYELIIKAGVYKAESIKVAEAAKVIENTQRDINIAFMNELSIVFNKMGIDTLAVLKAAGTKWNFLKFFPGLVGGHCIGVDPYYLTYKSEELGYHPQVILAGRRINDGMGKYIAENTVKLLIRNDIQIKGSKVLIMGITFKENVPDVRNSKVIDIVNELKEYGIDVCVTDSNADPFEVRHEYGIDLVDLNGNDKYDAVVVAVNHDEYSSLSLNDLKELYKNDRRILIDVKGLYSREEALASEFSYWRL